One Etheostoma cragini isolate CJK2018 chromosome 19, CSU_Ecrag_1.0, whole genome shotgun sequence DNA segment encodes these proteins:
- the LOC117934943 gene encoding uncharacterized protein LOC117934943 isoform X2, whose protein sequence is MHPKTRSQQNGTQGAPSVRNPPGSQRAQPRAAMTTEYQERFLSPQGHNPNPPKGTSPDTATVRSYFVTHKWTKHPPKAPQPSLPPKDKRCSCAPQNPAHLAATQMASKMEDYTSAYNRDFQAWKAIKRKPFKLADSLKASEGLGTTDNKEGNSHEAEPFESVTSYRSDYVPHLVQPRTRLKKPVCQTKGLPGQAAEPSKPKVAQGGKQQLSDEAVEFFRQFKTWTLENKFHGQGKAKKSSPPEDQDVFLSTARADYTTHTCQRPKPFLPSKQNFEKSTGPFQKTTTMTEDYRIWDAPRRLPIVPKGAMDWPGSLRPKVTEPAVCHSNCVNHTQVSGSDALSHGKEESRMYWATSLDKGVTWADGGVCEDPPHQILGCMVLSRS, encoded by the exons ATGCACCCAAAAACCAGGAGCCAGCAAAACGGAACCCAAGGAGCCCCATCTGTCAG GAACCCCCCCGGCTCTCAGAGAGCCCAGCCCCGGGCCGCCATGACAACAGAGTACCAGGAGAGGTTCCTGTCCCCCCAAGGACACA ACCCGAACCCACCGAAGGGGACGAGTCCCGACACGGCCACTGTAAG ATCATACTTTGTGACCCATAAATGGACAAAACACCCCCCAAAGGCCCCACAGCCATCGTTGCCCCCTAAAGACAAGCGATGCAGCTGCGCGCCACAAAATCCTGCACACCTCGCAGCGACCCAGATGGCATCCAAGATGGAGGACTACACATCGGCGTACAACA GGGATTTCCAAGCATGGAAAGCCATCAAGCGAAAGCCATTTAAACTGGCTGACAGCTTGAAAGCCAGCGAAGGATTAGGTACCACAGACAACAAAGAAGGCAACTCCCATGAAGCCGAACCTTTTGAAAGCGTCACCAGCTACAGATCTGATTACGTCCCCCATCTAGTGCAGCCCAGGACCCGCCTGAAGAAGCCCGTGTGCCAAACCAAAGGCCTGCCGGGTCAGGCTGCGGAGCCCTCGAAGCCGAAGGTGGCTCAGGgaggaaaacaacaactctCCGACGAAGCCGTTGAATTCTTTCGGCAGTTCAAGACCTGGACCCTTGAGAACAAGTTCCACGGCCAAGGCAAAGCCAAGAAATCCAGTCCACCGGAAGATCAAGACGTCTTCCTCTCCACAGCACGCGCAGACTACACGACCCACACGTGCCAGCGACCCAAACCCTTCCTGCCGTCTAAGCAAAACTTCGAGAAAAGCACGGGTCCCTTTCAGAAGACCACCACCATGACGGAGGATTACAGAATATGGGACGCGCCGCGGCGCCTCCCCATTGTCCCTAAAGGTGCAATGGACTGGCCCGGGAGCCTCCGTCCCAAAGTCACCGAGCCTGCAGTCTGTCACTCCAACTGTGTTAACCACACCCAGGTTTCCGGCTCGGATGCCCTCTCCCATGGGAAGGAAGAGTCCAGGATGTACTGGGCCACCTCTCTGGACAAAGGGGTGACCTGGGCCGACGGTGGAGTATGTGAGGACCCCCCTCACCAAATCCTCGGCTGCATGGTTCTAAGCAGAAGCTAG
- the LOC117934943 gene encoding uncharacterized protein LOC117934943 isoform X1 encodes MHPKTRSQQNGTQGAPSVRNPPGSQRAQPRAAMTTEYQERFLSPQGHKTATTSSTQKDPNPPKGTSPDTATVRSYFVTHKWTKHPPKAPQPSLPPKDKRCSCAPQNPAHLAATQMASKMEDYTSAYNRDFQAWKAIKRKPFKLADSLKASEGLGTTDNKEGNSHEAEPFESVTSYRSDYVPHLVQPRTRLKKPVCQTKGLPGQAAEPSKPKVAQGGKQQLSDEAVEFFRQFKTWTLENKFHGQGKAKKSSPPEDQDVFLSTARADYTTHTCQRPKPFLPSKQNFEKSTGPFQKTTTMTEDYRIWDAPRRLPIVPKGAMDWPGSLRPKVTEPAVCHSNCVNHTQVSGSDALSHGKEESRMYWATSLDKGVTWADGGVCEDPPHQILGCMVLSRS; translated from the exons ATGCACCCAAAAACCAGGAGCCAGCAAAACGGAACCCAAGGAGCCCCATCTGTCAG GAACCCCCCCGGCTCTCAGAGAGCCCAGCCCCGGGCCGCCATGACAACAGAGTACCAGGAGAGGTTCCTGTCCCCCCAAGGACACAAGACCGCCACCACAAGCTCAACGCAGAAAGACCCGAACCCACCGAAGGGGACGAGTCCCGACACGGCCACTGTAAG ATCATACTTTGTGACCCATAAATGGACAAAACACCCCCCAAAGGCCCCACAGCCATCGTTGCCCCCTAAAGACAAGCGATGCAGCTGCGCGCCACAAAATCCTGCACACCTCGCAGCGACCCAGATGGCATCCAAGATGGAGGACTACACATCGGCGTACAACA GGGATTTCCAAGCATGGAAAGCCATCAAGCGAAAGCCATTTAAACTGGCTGACAGCTTGAAAGCCAGCGAAGGATTAGGTACCACAGACAACAAAGAAGGCAACTCCCATGAAGCCGAACCTTTTGAAAGCGTCACCAGCTACAGATCTGATTACGTCCCCCATCTAGTGCAGCCCAGGACCCGCCTGAAGAAGCCCGTGTGCCAAACCAAAGGCCTGCCGGGTCAGGCTGCGGAGCCCTCGAAGCCGAAGGTGGCTCAGGgaggaaaacaacaactctCCGACGAAGCCGTTGAATTCTTTCGGCAGTTCAAGACCTGGACCCTTGAGAACAAGTTCCACGGCCAAGGCAAAGCCAAGAAATCCAGTCCACCGGAAGATCAAGACGTCTTCCTCTCCACAGCACGCGCAGACTACACGACCCACACGTGCCAGCGACCCAAACCCTTCCTGCCGTCTAAGCAAAACTTCGAGAAAAGCACGGGTCCCTTTCAGAAGACCACCACCATGACGGAGGATTACAGAATATGGGACGCGCCGCGGCGCCTCCCCATTGTCCCTAAAGGTGCAATGGACTGGCCCGGGAGCCTCCGTCCCAAAGTCACCGAGCCTGCAGTCTGTCACTCCAACTGTGTTAACCACACCCAGGTTTCCGGCTCGGATGCCCTCTCCCATGGGAAGGAAGAGTCCAGGATGTACTGGGCCACCTCTCTGGACAAAGGGGTGACCTGGGCCGACGGTGGAGTATGTGAGGACCCCCCTCACCAAATCCTCGGCTGCATGGTTCTAAGCAGAAGCTAG